The proteins below are encoded in one region of Flavobacteriales bacterium:
- a CDS encoding Na+ dependent nucleoside transporter, with translation MTDQLSLTLLNLPLLDLGISFNSVGRGLLGMLVLVAIGFVFSEDRKAINWRLIIIGLVIQLVLAIGILKIEAVQLIFDAVGSGFVKIISFTDFGTDFLFSSFVTGSPEAAVLSFAFRILPTIVFFSALTSLLYYLGLLQKVVYVFAWVMKKTMKLSGAESLAAAGNIFLGQTESPFLIKPYLDKMTKSEIMCLMTGGMATIAGGVLAAYIGFLGGEDPAERILFAKHLLAASVMSAPAAVVAAKLLVPEKEEFNESMEISKEKMGANVLEAVANGTSDGVKLAVNVGAMLLVFTAFVYMGNWILHDLIGGPTGLNDIIASNTGYDGLSFQFLVGYAFAPIAWLMGVPTADIFFVGQLLGEKTILNEFYAYKTLGEMKFSGMFSQEKSMIMATYILCGFSNFASIGIQIGGIGTLIPNRKGLLSKLGLRALLGGTLACLFTAVLVGMFLG, from the coding sequence ATGACCGATCAACTTTCCCTTACACTTTTGAACCTTCCTTTGCTTGACCTTGGCATCTCGTTTAACAGCGTTGGCCGCGGATTGCTCGGCATGTTGGTTTTGGTGGCCATCGGTTTTGTTTTCAGCGAAGACCGCAAAGCCATCAACTGGCGATTGATCATCATTGGCCTCGTTATTCAGTTGGTCCTTGCCATCGGTATTCTCAAGATCGAAGCGGTCCAGCTCATATTTGATGCGGTCGGAAGCGGCTTTGTGAAGATCATCTCCTTCACCGATTTCGGAACGGACTTTCTGTTCTCATCATTCGTTACGGGAAGCCCCGAAGCAGCCGTACTGAGTTTTGCCTTCCGCATTCTGCCGACCATCGTATTCTTCTCTGCGCTCACGAGCCTTTTGTACTATCTCGGACTACTTCAAAAGGTCGTGTATGTGTTTGCTTGGGTGATGAAAAAGACCATGAAACTTTCGGGGGCTGAAAGCTTGGCTGCTGCCGGAAACATCTTCCTCGGACAGACCGAATCGCCATTTCTCATCAAACCCTACTTGGACAAGATGACCAAGAGCGAGATCATGTGTCTGATGACGGGTGGAATGGCCACCATTGCAGGTGGTGTGCTTGCAGCTTACATCGGTTTTTTGGGTGGTGAAGATCCGGCTGAACGCATTCTTTTTGCCAAGCATCTTTTGGCTGCTTCGGTGATGTCTGCACCTGCGGCCGTTGTTGCTGCCAAACTTCTTGTTCCAGAGAAGGAAGAGTTCAATGAGAGTATGGAGATCAGCAAGGAGAAAATGGGCGCAAATGTGCTCGAAGCTGTAGCCAACGGAACTTCAGATGGTGTGAAACTGGCTGTGAATGTTGGAGCCATGCTGCTGGTTTTTACCGCATTCGTTTACATGGGCAATTGGATCCTGCACGATCTTATCGGTGGACCGACAGGTCTGAACGACATTATTGCCTCCAATACAGGCTATGACGGACTGAGCTTTCAGTTTCTGGTCGGTTATGCGTTTGCACCGATCGCTTGGCTGATGGGCGTGCCGACAGCAGATATTTTCTTTGTGGGTCAATTACTTGGAGAGAAAACAATTCTGAACGAATTCTATGCGTACAAAACGCTTGGCGAAATGAAATTCAGCGGTATGTTCTCTCAAGAGAAATCGATGATCATGGCCACATACATTCTTTGTGGTTTCTCCAACTTCGCTTCTATCGGCATCCAGATCGGTGGCATCGGAACCCTCATCCCAAACCGAAAGGGATTGCTCTCCAAACTCGGTCTGCGCGCGCTGCTTGGCGGAACACTGGCATGTTTATTTACTGCCGTGTTGGTAGGAATGTTTTTAGGATAA
- a CDS encoding serine hydrolase: MKKLLKVLGWLTAVVLLAVAGIYFTGNQFLLKGVWAAYLHGNTSATISDAKFFDTRTVEAGTPAPWKVSEFYYEWDITGDLRKSLEETKTVAFLMIQDGEIVFEEYWDGYSDSSRSNSFSMAKSITTMLAQCAIQDGYFKSWDQKVKDFLPELKGEYADDLTLRNLCTMTAGLDFNEHYTNPFDITAKLYYGPDVEKLMLENVPVIRKPGKDAFEYQSGATQLLGLCLMRATGKSEAEYASEKLWKPLGAVHAAKWHLDHKDGKELSFCCFNSNARDFARFGQMMLQEGNFNGKQILDTAFVDIATVPYAVPYYGHSFWICDDYGTHIYYQRGILGQYIIVIPEYEMVIVRLGHERLGSDMNHSIDFRVIVEEVLKELRGGLS; this comes from the coding sequence ATGAAAAAGCTATTGAAAGTTCTCGGTTGGCTAACTGCCGTTGTTTTATTGGCAGTTGCAGGCATCTATTTTACAGGTAATCAGTTTCTGCTGAAAGGTGTTTGGGCGGCCTACCTGCATGGAAATACATCGGCAACTATCAGCGATGCAAAATTCTTCGATACGCGAACGGTAGAGGCTGGAACGCCAGCACCGTGGAAGGTCTCAGAGTTCTACTACGAATGGGATATTACAGGCGATCTCAGAAAGTCATTAGAGGAGACGAAGACCGTGGCTTTCTTGATGATCCAAGATGGTGAGATCGTGTTTGAGGAATACTGGGACGGTTATTCTGATTCTTCGCGCAGCAACTCTTTCAGCATGGCCAAAAGCATTACCACCATGCTTGCGCAATGTGCCATTCAGGATGGTTATTTCAAAAGTTGGGATCAGAAGGTGAAGGATTTCCTACCGGAACTGAAAGGAGAATATGCCGATGATCTGACGCTTAGAAATCTCTGCACGATGACCGCAGGACTGGATTTCAATGAGCATTACACCAACCCGTTCGACATCACGGCCAAACTCTATTACGGCCCCGATGTAGAGAAATTGATGCTGGAGAATGTGCCCGTCATCCGAAAACCGGGAAAGGATGCTTTTGAGTATCAAAGTGGAGCCACGCAATTGCTTGGTCTTTGCCTGATGCGCGCCACAGGAAAGTCAGAAGCGGAATATGCATCAGAAAAGCTTTGGAAACCGCTGGGAGCGGTTCATGCTGCCAAGTGGCACTTAGATCATAAGGACGGGAAAGAGCTATCGTTCTGCTGTTTCAATTCCAACGCGCGCGATTTTGCCCGCTTCGGACAGATGATGCTGCAGGAAGGCAATTTCAACGGAAAGCAAATTTTGGATACCGCATTTGTAGACATTGCCACGGTGCCTTACGCGGTGCCGTATTATGGTCACAGTTTTTGGATATGCGATGATTACGGAACACACATTTATTACCAGCGCGGTATTCTTGGCCAGTACATTATCGTGATTCCAGAATACGAAATGGTAATTGTTCGTTTAGGCCATGAACGTTTGGGCAGCGATATGAATCACTCGATTGATTTCAGAGTGATCGTGGAGGAAGTGTTGAAGGAGTTGCGGGGCGGTTTATCCTAA
- a CDS encoding DUF4412 domain-containing protein has translation MIKRSNNLTMKFSKVFSFFLVAVLGTSVSFAQSAFEGVITYNTTNAAVKETATVTWYHKGDQNLMEFDSHAGEYNLRYSMIMGTNDASVFMMTDKGSQEVSGVTADPLMTGANFVRKMATTENGYDCEMLMFKSNGNDLTYWVTKDVALTYDKLPKLMRNNMPDLSGISNGFPIKMELRDSNGNVLISQEVTSVKETKVDPSKFNRR, from the coding sequence ATGATAAAACGATCGAATAATCTGACAATGAAATTTTCTAAAGTGTTTTCATTCTTCTTGGTTGCTGTCCTTGGAACATCGGTTTCATTCGCTCAGTCGGCATTTGAAGGGGTTATTACCTACAATACCACCAATGCTGCTGTAAAGGAAACGGCTACGGTTACGTGGTATCACAAAGGCGACCAGAATCTGATGGAGTTCGATTCGCATGCAGGCGAATACAACCTACGGTATTCGATGATCATGGGAACCAATGATGCTTCGGTCTTTATGATGACAGATAAAGGTTCGCAAGAGGTTTCCGGGGTAACAGCCGATCCTTTGATGACAGGCGCCAACTTCGTTAGAAAGATGGCAACTACGGAAAACGGCTATGATTGCGAGATGCTTATGTTCAAATCGAATGGTAACGACCTTACCTATTGGGTGACAAAAGATGTAGCGTTGACCTATGATAAATTGCCCAAACTCATGCGCAATAACATGCCAGATTTGAGTGGTATCAGCAATGGTTTTCCGATAAAAATGGAATTACGCGATTCCAATGGTAATGTGTTGATCAGTCAGGAAGTTACCTCGGTGAAGGAAACAAAGGTCGATCCTTCGAAATTCAATAGAAGGTGA
- a CDS encoding M48 family metalloprotease → MPPALPRTDLGFHPAELTRKAAFRAFGARKCGGGHRFGHDECVGDRLPFDRIISASAFDLKPDHLRIPILIITLLLFNAHSWGQDFDHYQPVEPSGPIPKDFTTASSDKFERAKENLNAEEDERSTREAKHDFLLESNFLIDQVLGSGRVLFNDPFSNYLSQILDTILVNEPELRKRVRVYAVRSSVVNSFTTDDGIILVNIGLLAQLENEAQLAYILCHELAHFTERHVINAYVQNEAIAKGEGLFKRSSFDEKMLTKSRYSKELEKEADQLGFERFKRTHFGTSNLLNVYEVMRYAHLPFDDIAFDKTFFDREFYRINDSYFLNKVRPAEANEQDDPSKDTHPSPRERQQLLRHYISQSDTLGRSDFIVSQTEFEKLQTAARFELTELYLKADRPVMSIYNSYLLLRTYPNSLYLKKRIAEAIYMLSKFKTGGNFGMVHPGYSQIEGESQQVYHLFYRLKPEELCVLGIGYIWNLTQEFPEDEDLRNMADDLLKDLMRNYHVPGMFAQSRPSEGWDTPDTTAIESKYDRLKQKSKENPKLTMITYALVDLFEKDEAFRKRFDELEHQEWGSNRDASSLGEIQKKNNEEFRQLKNHGFAVGAEKVVMVSPTYAKLDLRKKRQHKFLHSESAKAKLLEQIDRSSKLLNLDMRIIDRSGLDSSHVETFNDITFLNEWIDARFNQIDVAMVNMPESEIDRIISVYGTEYFAWTGVINYRENKPLMYFYLLYALIPPAIPFAVYYLARPNYDTYYYCIAFNLRTGEPVLINYNNFRRRDARDMINSSVYDSLWQMKRKPKQKG, encoded by the coding sequence ATTCCGCCAGCTCTACCGCGAACTGACCTTGGATTTCATCCAGCAGAGCTCACCAGAAAAGCCGCTTTCCGAGCGTTTGGTGCGCGTAAATGTGGTGGTGGTCATCGGTTTGGTCATGATGAGTGTGTCGGTGATCGCTTACCTTTTGACCGCATTATAAGCGCTTCTGCGTTCGACCTCAAACCCGATCATTTGCGGATTCCAATCCTCATAATTACTCTGTTGCTGTTCAATGCGCACTCGTGGGGACAGGATTTTGACCATTACCAACCCGTTGAACCAAGTGGTCCGATCCCGAAAGATTTTACCACCGCTTCCTCCGATAAATTTGAACGGGCCAAGGAAAACCTGAACGCGGAGGAAGACGAGAGATCCACTCGCGAAGCCAAACATGATTTTCTGCTTGAAAGCAATTTCCTGATCGACCAAGTATTGGGAAGCGGCCGTGTCTTGTTCAACGACCCTTTTTCCAATTACTTGAGCCAGATTCTGGACACAATTCTTGTGAACGAACCCGAACTCCGCAAGCGAGTGCGTGTGTATGCCGTTCGGTCTTCGGTGGTCAATTCATTTACCACGGATGACGGCATCATCCTCGTGAACATCGGCCTGCTGGCCCAACTCGAAAACGAGGCACAACTGGCGTACATTCTCTGCCACGAACTGGCACATTTCACCGAGCGACACGTGATCAACGCATACGTGCAAAATGAGGCGATCGCCAAAGGCGAAGGGCTGTTCAAGCGAAGTTCCTTCGATGAGAAGATGCTGACCAAAAGCCGCTACTCGAAGGAACTCGAAAAGGAAGCCGATCAACTTGGTTTTGAACGATTTAAGAGGACACATTTCGGAACTTCGAACCTGCTGAACGTGTACGAGGTGATGCGATACGCGCATCTTCCGTTCGATGACATCGCCTTCGACAAAACGTTCTTCGACCGTGAATTTTACCGCATCAACGATTCGTATTTCCTCAATAAGGTGCGGCCTGCGGAGGCGAATGAGCAGGACGACCCTTCGAAGGACACGCATCCGAGTCCGCGAGAGCGCCAACAACTTTTGCGGCACTACATTTCTCAATCGGACACGCTTGGCAGAAGCGATTTCATCGTGTCGCAGACCGAATTTGAGAAACTGCAAACGGCCGCGCGCTTCGAACTCACCGAACTCTACCTGAAAGCCGACCGACCCGTAATGAGCATTTACAACTCGTATCTGCTCCTGCGAACGTACCCGAACAGCTTATATCTGAAGAAGCGGATCGCGGAAGCTATTTACATGCTTTCCAAGTTCAAAACGGGCGGCAATTTCGGGATGGTGCATCCAGGCTACTCACAAATTGAGGGTGAATCGCAGCAGGTCTATCACCTCTTTTATCGATTAAAACCCGAAGAACTCTGTGTGCTCGGCATCGGTTACATCTGGAACCTGACTCAAGAATTTCCAGAAGACGAAGACCTGAGGAACATGGCCGATGACCTACTGAAGGATCTGATGCGGAATTATCACGTTCCCGGAATGTTCGCGCAAAGCCGTCCGTCCGAAGGATGGGACACGCCCGACACCACGGCCATCGAAAGCAAGTACGACCGACTGAAACAGAAGAGCAAGGAGAATCCGAAACTCACGATGATCACCTACGCGCTGGTGGATCTGTTTGAGAAGGATGAGGCATTCCGCAAGCGGTTTGATGAACTGGAACATCAGGAATGGGGCAGTAATCGTGATGCGTCTTCGCTGGGTGAGATCCAGAAAAAGAACAATGAAGAATTTCGGCAATTGAAGAACCACGGATTTGCCGTGGGTGCCGAAAAAGTGGTGATGGTCTCGCCCACTTACGCCAAACTCGACCTCCGCAAAAAACGCCAGCACAAGTTCCTGCATTCCGAATCGGCCAAGGCAAAACTGTTGGAACAGATCGACCGCTCATCCAAACTGCTGAATCTGGATATGCGGATCATCGACCGTTCCGGTCTCGATTCTTCCCACGTGGAAACCTTCAACGACATCACGTTCCTGAACGAGTGGATCGATGCCCGATTCAACCAAATAGATGTGGCAATGGTGAACATGCCTGAATCGGAGATCGATCGGATCATCTCGGTTTACGGAACAGAATATTTCGCGTGGACGGGTGTGATCAACTACCGCGAGAACAAGCCGCTGATGTATTTCTACCTGCTCTACGCGCTCATTCCGCCTGCCATTCCGTTTGCCGTTTACTACTTGGCAAGGCCGAACTACGACACCTATTATTACTGCATCGCCTTCAATCTACGAACGGGCGAACCCGTGCTCATCAACTACAACAATTTCCGTAGGCGCGATGCGCGGGACATGATCAACAGCAGCGTTTACGATTCGCTGTGGCAGATGAAACGCAAACCGAAACAGAAAGGATGA
- the eat gene encoding ethanolamine permease: MENSPKLERTLGPLMLWGLGVGYVISGMYFGWNLGLAEGGTLGLAIATFFIVIMYVTFTFSYTELACAIPKAGGAFDYADRALGRNWGFLGGMAQIIEFVFAPPAIAAAIGAYFNLFLKTEPVFIEIAGASIEIPWLAILAYFFFTGLNIAGVKAAATFELIITILAVAELLIFAGVTLPEFEVANLQHNAFPNGIPGIFAAIPFAIWFFLAIEGVANVAEETKNPQKNVLIGFGSAILTLVVLCILTFASSVGVAGWEAIVYDAEGNMSDSPLPLAIGHVVGQSGVWYHLIISIGLVGLIASFHGIILASGRATYEFGRMNLAPKALGKVHSKFKTPANALIFNMVIGIIALMTGKTGEIITIACFGALALYIISMVSFFVLRKNEPDMERPFRVPLYPIFPALALIIASISMVAMSYYNLQLALIFLAILAGSFTAYKLAYRKSEIRKS; this comes from the coding sequence ATGGAGAATTCACCAAAATTAGAACGCACGCTTGGCCCTTTGATGCTTTGGGGATTGGGCGTTGGCTACGTCATCTCCGGCATGTATTTCGGTTGGAATCTTGGCTTGGCCGAAGGCGGAACCTTGGGCTTGGCGATTGCCACGTTCTTCATCGTTATCATGTACGTCACGTTCACGTTCAGCTATACGGAACTGGCCTGTGCCATTCCGAAAGCGGGTGGCGCATTCGATTATGCTGATAGAGCGCTTGGCCGAAACTGGGGTTTTCTGGGCGGTATGGCACAGATCATTGAGTTTGTGTTTGCTCCGCCAGCTATTGCTGCCGCGATTGGCGCATACTTCAATCTGTTCCTTAAAACCGAACCCGTTTTTATTGAGATTGCTGGTGCGAGTATTGAAATCCCGTGGTTGGCGATTTTGGCCTATTTCTTCTTTACAGGATTGAACATTGCAGGTGTAAAAGCCGCAGCCACGTTCGAATTGATCATCACCATTCTGGCAGTTGCGGAACTGCTCATTTTCGCAGGAGTCACACTTCCAGAATTTGAGGTGGCAAACCTCCAGCACAACGCTTTCCCGAATGGAATTCCAGGAATCTTTGCCGCCATTCCATTTGCCATTTGGTTCTTCCTGGCGATTGAAGGAGTCGCCAACGTGGCCGAGGAAACCAAGAACCCACAGAAGAATGTGCTTATCGGTTTCGGTTCGGCCATTCTCACGTTAGTGGTTCTGTGCATTCTCACATTTGCTTCGTCTGTTGGCGTGGCAGGTTGGGAAGCCATTGTTTACGATGCCGAAGGAAACATGTCAGACAGTCCGCTGCCGTTGGCCATAGGCCATGTGGTCGGACAATCAGGTGTTTGGTATCATCTCATCATTTCCATTGGGCTGGTCGGTTTGATCGCCTCTTTTCACGGAATCATTCTCGCATCAGGCCGTGCCACGTATGAATTTGGAAGAATGAACCTTGCGCCAAAAGCGTTAGGGAAAGTGCATTCCAAGTTCAAAACCCCGGCCAACGCCCTCATCTTCAACATGGTCATTGGCATTATTGCCTTGATGACAGGAAAGACTGGAGAGATCATCACTATTGCGTGTTTCGGAGCATTGGCACTGTACATCATTTCCATGGTCTCATTCTTCGTGCTACGCAAGAACGAACCCGACATGGAACGGCCATTCCGTGTTCCGCTCTACCCTATTTTTCCTGCTTTGGCGTTGATCATTGCCAGCATTTCGATGGTGGCCATGAGTTACTACAACTTGCAACTGGCGCTCATTTTCTTGGCGATCTTAGCAGGATCATTCACAGCATACAAACTCGCTTATCGGAAATCCGAAATTCGAAAGAGTTGA
- a CDS encoding glutamine synthetase produces the protein MNEKELSREHILNEVRNSDHNKVKLAITDIDGVLRGKLMRKEKFLSAVESGFGFCDVVFGWDSSDVAYDNATYTGWHTGYPDAQARIDLSTFRQVPWDNDVPFFLADFVNEKEGPLGVCPRSLLKTVKAKSEKMGFRPFFSQEFEWFNFREDADSLRDIDFVKPQPLTPGMFGYSILRSSQEKEFFNDLFEYLDEFDVPLEGLHTETGPGVYEAAILYGDILKAADRAVLFKASVKEIAHLHGIMPTFMAKISPNLPGCSGHIHQSLWDEKVNLFHDAKGNKSMSKLMESYMAGQLACLPFILPMIAPTINSYKRLVEGAWAPTTLTWAADNRTVALRALPGGEKSCRLETRVVGSDTNPYIAMSACLAAGLYGIEKNLKLQVPETIGNGYRDNGAGTLPKNLWDATQQMKNSDIPKELFGEEFVNHFVATREWEWREFSKAVTDWETKRYFEII, from the coding sequence ATGAACGAAAAGGAACTATCTCGCGAACACATTCTGAACGAGGTTCGCAACTCAGATCACAATAAGGTGAAACTTGCCATTACAGACATTGATGGCGTTTTGCGTGGCAAACTGATGCGCAAGGAAAAGTTCCTCTCGGCCGTTGAAAGCGGCTTCGGTTTCTGCGATGTGGTCTTCGGTTGGGACAGTTCAGACGTAGCTTACGACAATGCCACTTACACGGGTTGGCACACAGGTTACCCTGATGCGCAAGCGCGAATTGACCTGAGCACTTTCCGCCAAGTTCCGTGGGACAATGACGTGCCGTTCTTCTTGGCAGATTTTGTGAATGAAAAGGAAGGCCCATTGGGAGTTTGCCCGCGAAGCCTACTCAAAACCGTCAAAGCAAAATCGGAGAAAATGGGCTTCCGACCATTCTTCTCGCAGGAGTTTGAGTGGTTCAATTTCCGTGAAGATGCTGACAGCCTTCGCGACATCGATTTCGTGAAACCACAACCGCTGACCCCAGGTATGTTCGGATATTCCATTCTGCGCAGCTCGCAGGAAAAGGAATTCTTCAACGACCTGTTTGAATACTTGGATGAGTTTGATGTTCCGCTGGAAGGCTTGCACACCGAAACGGGGCCAGGCGTTTATGAAGCGGCCATTCTTTACGGAGACATTCTGAAAGCTGCCGACCGTGCGGTACTGTTCAAAGCCAGCGTAAAGGAAATTGCGCATCTGCACGGCATCATGCCAACATTCATGGCCAAGATCAGCCCAAACCTGCCTGGTTGTAGCGGTCACATTCACCAAAGCCTTTGGGATGAAAAAGTGAACCTCTTCCATGATGCTAAGGGCAACAAGAGCATGAGCAAGTTGATGGAAAGCTATATGGCGGGACAATTGGCCTGTTTGCCGTTCATTCTGCCCATGATCGCTCCGACCATAAACAGCTACAAACGCTTGGTTGAAGGTGCTTGGGCTCCGACCACGCTTACATGGGCAGCCGATAACAGAACGGTTGCTTTGCGTGCACTTCCTGGCGGAGAAAAATCCTGCCGATTGGAAACGCGTGTGGTTGGTTCAGATACCAATCCTTACATCGCGATGAGTGCTTGTCTTGCCGCAGGATTGTACGGCATTGAGAAAAACCTGAAACTTCAGGTGCCAGAAACCATCGGCAACGGCTACCGCGACAATGGCGCTGGCACGCTTCCCAAAAACCTTTGGGATGCCACGCAGCAAATGAAGAACTCAGACATTCCGAAAGAGCTTTTCGGTGAGGAATTCGTGAATCACTTCGTTGCTACCCGCGAGTGGGAATGGCGCGAATTCTCGAAAGCCGTTACCGATTGGGAAACCAAAAGATATTTTGAGATTATTTGA
- a CDS encoding DUF433 domain-containing protein: MNTRIERITIDPEICHGKPVVRGMRWPVEVVLDLLGSGMTEQEILSDHPELEKEDLQACIQFARLSVSGENLRPTG, encoded by the coding sequence ATGAACACACGAATTGAACGAATCACGATCGACCCTGAGATCTGCCACGGCAAACCCGTAGTTCGGGGTATGCGTTGGCCCGTGGAAGTGGTGTTGGACCTGCTCGGTTCTGGAATGACCGAACAGGAAATCCTATCAGACCATCCTGAACTTGAAAAGGAGGACCTTCAAGCATGCATCCAATTCGCGCGGCTATCGGTTTCCGGTGAAAATCTCAGACCAACAGGATAG
- a CDS encoding PIN domain-containing protein has product MFLLDTNIIIYACRPQHEGLRDLIGQNASVVSVISKIEALGYHKLKMQEKLLLERLFQQFEIIDLTDEIASRAIKLRQKKRLSLGDAIIAATALENDLSLMTHNTVDFRNINELRLHDPIE; this is encoded by the coding sequence ATGTTCCTGCTCGATACCAACATTATCATTTACGCCTGCCGACCGCAACATGAAGGGCTCCGTGATCTGATCGGTCAAAATGCATCGGTCGTTTCGGTCATAAGTAAGATCGAAGCTTTGGGCTATCATAAACTCAAAATGCAGGAAAAGTTGTTGCTCGAACGTTTGTTCCAACAGTTTGAAATTATCGACCTGACAGATGAAATCGCTTCACGCGCCATCAAACTCCGCCAGAAAAAACGGTTGTCATTGGGCGATGCCATCATTGCGGCAACCGCTTTGGAGAACGACCTATCTCTAATGACGCACAACACGGTTGACTTCAGGAACATCAACGAACTCAGGTTGCATGACCCGATTGAATGA
- a CDS encoding hotdog fold thioesterase encodes MHFQAQFPDYKSKVEQSFASQKFMQHIGAELVDVQPGYCEIHVPFNENLTQQNGFFHAGVISTVADNTAGYASLSLMKEHSMVLSVEFKLNLLRPGAGEKLIGKGQVLKYGKTLTVCRSDVFIVKDGEAKLCAAAQLTMIEIDPEIKA; translated from the coding sequence ATGCATTTCCAAGCCCAATTCCCTGATTACAAAAGCAAGGTCGAACAGAGCTTTGCTTCGCAGAAGTTCATGCAACACATTGGAGCTGAGTTGGTGGACGTACAACCTGGCTATTGCGAAATTCATGTTCCGTTCAACGAAAACCTTACGCAGCAGAATGGCTTTTTCCATGCTGGCGTGATCAGCACCGTGGCCGACAACACCGCAGGTTATGCCAGTCTTTCGCTGATGAAAGAACATTCGATGGTGCTGAGCGTGGAGTTCAAACTGAATCTTCTTCGGCCTGGAGCTGGCGAAAAACTCATAGGAAAAGGTCAGGTTTTGAAGTATGGAAAAACATTGACGGTCTGCCGTTCAGATGTTTTCATTGTAAAAGATGGCGAAGCGAAATTGTGTGCTGCAGCGCAACTCACCATGATTGAAATCGACCCAGAAATCAAAGCATAA
- a CDS encoding T9SS type A sorting domain-containing protein has translation MICIFVLSKTKMMKFLTALSIAALPFFGMAQSVDQQVIASAGEHFDNGTTQLSWTLGEVMIDTYDNGTNILTQGFHQTELTVTAIEETLANIRMNLYPNPTSEFLNIDLGNNDKDINLQLFDMSGKLIHQAVIYAYQNRFVLPMNEVATGKYLVQMRTDDGKFNTTHRVLKVGLSD, from the coding sequence ATGATCTGTATATTCGTCCTATCCAAAACAAAAATGATGAAGTTTTTAACCGCCCTTTCCATCGCAGCACTTCCATTCTTCGGTATGGCTCAATCCGTTGACCAACAGGTGATTGCAAGCGCTGGCGAGCATTTCGATAATGGTACCACCCAACTGAGTTGGACGCTTGGCGAAGTGATGATCGACACGTATGATAATGGTACAAACATCCTTACACAGGGTTTTCACCAGACAGAATTGACGGTTACGGCCATTGAGGAAACTTTGGCCAACATCCGCATGAACCTTTATCCGAACCCAACTTCGGAGTTTTTGAACATCGACTTGGGGAACAACGACAAGGACATCAATCTACAGTTGTTTGACATGAGCGGTAAGCTTATTCATCAAGCGGTGATCTATGCTTACCAAAACCGATTTGTACTCCCAATGAATGAGGTGGCTACTGGTAAGTACTTGGTGCAGATGCGTACAGATGATGGTAAGTTCAATACCACGCACAGGGTGCTGAAGGTTGGTCTGAGTGACTGA